From a region of the Zingiber officinale cultivar Zhangliang chromosome 4B, Zo_v1.1, whole genome shotgun sequence genome:
- the LOC121977998 gene encoding uncharacterized protein LOC121977998 has translation MDEESNLKSELLYSSASFRELYYGTVAGAVPFEWELRPGTPKNDRAAASSPVPPLTPPPSYYGAALGKRETAAEYSSRSARLVHALVLLILRRFRRPASSSSDSSSPRSSSFSSFSFSSFSSCKWDKEDNSMN, from the coding sequence ATGGACGAGGAGAGTAATTTGAAATCGGAGCTGCTCTACTCGAGCGCTTCTTTCAGGGAGTTGTACTACGGGACTGTCGCCGGCGCTGTGCCTTTCGAGTGGGAGTTACGGCCGGGGACGCCCAAAAACGACCGGGCCGCCGCCAGCAGCCCCGTCCCTCCGCTGACGCCGCCGCCATCCTACTACGGCGCTGCCTTGGGGAAGAGAGAGACCGCGGCCGAGTACTCCTCCAGGTCTGCCCGCCTCGTGCACGCGTTGGTGCTGCTCATCTTGAGGAGGTTCCGGCGGCCCGCTTCTTCGTCGTCGGACAGTTCCAGCCCGAGGTCCTCCtctttctcctccttctccttctcttccttctcGTCCTGTAAATGGGACAAGGAGGACAATTCCATGAACTAA